A window from Cryptosporangium phraense encodes these proteins:
- a CDS encoding DLW-39 family protein, with product MLKKALVLAVLAGIAVVAAKKFKEASDERELWHEATTAPDHR from the coding sequence ATGTTGAAGAAGGCGCTCGTGCTTGCGGTTCTCGCAGGCATCGCCGTTGTGGCTGCGAAGAAGTTCAAGGAAGCCAGCGACGAGCGTGAGTTGTGGCACGAGGCCACGACGGCGCCCGACCACCGCTGA
- a CDS encoding DUF3566 domain-containing protein: MTAKAKPPAAKSTPAGSAAPSTPGSPNGAQNGAQNAAQKATGTTYGKPVSGGTPVSSAPTSGTSGASGVSSVSARSTASVKPPTSAPPAAATSAMPSFDRDPGRSAATSVNPQAAHSVGSAHSVGSAHAVSGPPAASAHVGVPAGTAPVSGGAPGQPGQLGQPGQPTQVSGAAPPRVQVGEAVRSARQTVSAAASRGPRRARLQLKKVDPWSVMKFSFAVSLVLFIASIVATSILYMVLGALGVWDSLNETISTVTAGQDGSQGVDLAITAKMIIGGSALLGAVNMVLFTALATLGAFIYNVCADLVGGIELTLAERNQ; encoded by the coding sequence GTGACGGCGAAAGCCAAGCCGCCGGCCGCCAAGAGCACCCCGGCCGGCTCCGCCGCGCCGTCGACCCCTGGTTCGCCGAACGGCGCCCAGAACGGCGCTCAGAACGCGGCCCAGAAAGCGACCGGCACGACCTACGGCAAGCCGGTCAGCGGAGGCACCCCGGTGTCGTCCGCGCCGACGTCCGGGACGTCCGGAGCGTCCGGGGTCTCTTCGGTCTCGGCGCGCAGCACGGCGTCGGTCAAGCCGCCCACGTCCGCGCCGCCCGCGGCGGCCACGTCCGCGATGCCGTCGTTCGATCGCGACCCGGGTCGCTCGGCCGCCACCTCGGTCAACCCCCAGGCCGCCCACTCGGTCGGCAGCGCCCACTCGGTCGGTAGCGCGCATGCGGTCAGCGGCCCGCCCGCCGCCTCGGCGCACGTCGGGGTGCCCGCCGGCACCGCTCCGGTCTCCGGCGGAGCTCCCGGCCAGCCCGGCCAGCTGGGTCAGCCCGGCCAGCCCACCCAGGTGAGTGGGGCTGCTCCGCCGCGGGTCCAGGTCGGCGAGGCCGTGCGCTCCGCGCGTCAGACCGTGTCCGCGGCCGCCAGCCGCGGTCCGCGCCGGGCCCGGCTGCAGCTGAAGAAGGTCGACCCGTGGTCGGTGATGAAGTTCTCGTTCGCGGTGTCGCTGGTGCTCTTCATCGCGTCGATCGTGGCCACGTCGATCCTGTACATGGTGCTCGGTGCGCTCGGCGTGTGGGACAGCCTCAACGAGACGATCAGCACGGTCACCGCGGGCCAGGACGGTAGCCAGGGCGTCGACCTGGCGATCACCGCGAAGATGATCATCGGCGGGTCCGCGCTGCTCGGGGCCGTGAACATGGTCCTCTTCACGGCGCTGGCCACGCTCGGTGCGTTCATCTACAACGTGTGCGCCGACCTCGTCGGAGGCATCGAGCTGACGCTCGCGGAGCGCAACCAGTAG
- the gyrA gene encoding DNA gyrase subunit A: MTETTTPPPSGDRVEPVGLEVEMQRSYLDYAMSVIVGRALPDVRDGLKPVHRKVLYGMYDGGYRPDRGYVKCSRVVGDVMGQYHPHGDSSIYDTLVRMAQPWSLRYPLIDGNGNFGSPGNDPAAAMRYTECRLDPLAMEMVRDIDEDTVDMVPNYDGRATEPAILPSRFPNLLVNGSAGIAVGMATNIPPHNLREVASGVQWCLDNPEASEEETIVAAMSRIKGPDFPTGALIVGSEGINDAYRTGRGSVRMRSVVEVEEDRRGRQMLVVTELPYQVNPDNLAERIAELVKEGKLAGIADIRDESSGRTGQRLVLVLKRDAVAKVVLNNLYKHTQLQDSFGVNMLAIVDGVPRTLNIAQMLRYYVAHQVEVIVRRTRYRLRKKEERAHILRGYLKALDALDEVIALIRASETVEIARTGLMQLLEIDELQATAILDMQLRRLAALERQKIIDEYNQIMEDIAELEAILASDERQRQIIGEELAAIVEKYGDDRRTTILPFDGDVSMEDLIAEEPVVVTITRTGYAKRTKVDLYRSQRRGGKGVQGAALKQDDIVAHFFVCSTHDWILFFTNKGRVYRVKAYELPEATRTARGQHVANLLAFQPDEQIAEVIEIRTYEDAPHLVLATRNGLVKKTKLTEFDSNRQGGVIAINLRDGDELVGAELINEDDNLLLISKQAQAICFKADDETLRPMGRATSGVIGMRFSGEDELLSMHVAREGMDVLVATEGGFAKRTPIEEYPVQGRGGKGVVTARIVSKRGRLIAALAVTTDDELFAITSNGGVIRTPVRQVRRTRDRNTMGVKLMELPAGVTLVAIARNEDEPDGQDG, from the coding sequence GTGACCGAGACGACGACCCCGCCACCATCCGGCGACCGCGTCGAGCCCGTCGGGCTCGAAGTGGAGATGCAGCGCAGCTACCTCGACTACGCGATGAGCGTCATCGTCGGCCGCGCGCTGCCGGACGTGCGGGACGGCCTGAAGCCCGTGCACCGCAAGGTCCTGTACGGCATGTACGACGGCGGCTACCGGCCCGACCGGGGGTACGTGAAGTGCTCCCGGGTCGTCGGCGACGTCATGGGGCAGTACCACCCCCACGGTGACTCCTCGATCTACGACACGCTCGTCCGGATGGCGCAGCCCTGGTCGCTGCGCTATCCGCTGATCGACGGCAACGGCAACTTCGGCTCGCCGGGCAACGACCCGGCCGCGGCCATGCGGTACACCGAGTGCCGGCTCGACCCGCTGGCCATGGAGATGGTCCGGGACATCGACGAAGACACCGTCGACATGGTCCCGAACTACGACGGCCGGGCCACCGAGCCCGCGATCCTGCCCTCGCGGTTCCCGAACCTGCTGGTCAACGGCTCGGCCGGTATCGCGGTCGGGATGGCGACGAACATCCCGCCGCACAACCTGCGCGAGGTCGCGTCCGGCGTCCAGTGGTGCCTCGACAACCCCGAGGCGTCCGAGGAAGAGACGATCGTCGCGGCGATGTCCCGGATCAAGGGTCCGGACTTCCCGACCGGGGCGTTGATCGTCGGCTCCGAGGGCATCAACGACGCCTACCGCACCGGCCGCGGCTCGGTCCGCATGCGCTCGGTCGTCGAGGTCGAGGAAGACCGCCGCGGCCGCCAGATGCTGGTCGTCACCGAGCTGCCCTACCAGGTGAACCCCGACAACCTGGCCGAGCGCATCGCCGAGCTGGTCAAGGAGGGCAAGCTCGCCGGCATCGCCGACATCCGCGACGAGTCCTCCGGCCGCACCGGTCAGCGCCTGGTGCTCGTCCTCAAGCGGGACGCGGTCGCCAAGGTCGTGCTGAACAACCTGTACAAGCACACCCAGCTCCAGGACTCGTTCGGCGTCAACATGCTGGCGATCGTCGACGGCGTCCCGCGGACGCTGAACATCGCCCAGATGCTGCGGTATTACGTCGCGCACCAGGTCGAGGTCATCGTCCGGCGTACCCGCTACCGCCTCCGCAAGAAGGAGGAGCGGGCCCACATCCTGCGTGGTTACCTCAAGGCGCTGGACGCGCTGGACGAGGTAATCGCGCTGATCCGGGCGTCGGAGACGGTCGAGATCGCCCGCACCGGCCTGATGCAGCTGCTCGAGATCGACGAGCTGCAGGCCACCGCGATCCTCGACATGCAGCTGCGCCGCCTGGCCGCTCTCGAGCGCCAGAAGATCATCGACGAGTACAACCAGATCATGGAGGACATCGCCGAACTCGAGGCGATCCTCGCCAGCGACGAGCGCCAGCGCCAGATCATCGGCGAGGAGCTCGCGGCGATCGTCGAGAAGTACGGCGACGACCGGCGGACGACGATCCTGCCGTTCGACGGCGACGTCTCGATGGAAGACCTCATCGCCGAGGAGCCGGTGGTCGTCACGATCACCCGCACCGGCTACGCCAAGCGCACGAAGGTCGACCTGTACCGGTCGCAGCGCCGCGGCGGCAAGGGCGTGCAGGGCGCCGCGCTCAAGCAGGACGACATCGTCGCGCACTTCTTCGTCTGCTCGACGCACGACTGGATCCTGTTCTTCACGAACAAGGGCCGGGTCTACCGGGTGAAGGCGTACGAGCTGCCCGAGGCGACCCGGACGGCCCGCGGCCAGCACGTCGCGAACCTGCTCGCGTTCCAGCCCGACGAGCAGATCGCCGAGGTCATCGAGATCCGGACCTACGAGGACGCCCCGCACCTGGTGCTGGCGACCCGCAACGGCCTGGTGAAGAAGACCAAGCTCACCGAGTTCGACTCGAACCGGCAGGGCGGCGTCATCGCGATCAACCTGCGCGACGGCGACGAGCTGGTCGGCGCCGAGCTGATCAACGAGGACGACAACCTGCTGCTGATCAGCAAGCAGGCCCAGGCCATCTGCTTCAAGGCCGACGACGAGACGCTGCGCCCGATGGGGCGCGCGACCTCGGGCGTCATCGGCATGCGATTCAGCGGCGAGGACGAATTGCTCTCGATGCACGTGGCCCGCGAGGGCATGGACGTGCTGGTCGCGACCGAGGGCGGCTTCGCCAAGCGGACGCCGATCGAGGAGTATCCGGTCCAAGGTCGTGGTGGTAAGGGGGTCGTCACTGCCAGGATCGTGTCCAAGCGGGGACGGCTCATCGCGGCACTTGCGGTGACCACCGATGATGAGCTCTTCGCCATCACGTCCAACGGCGGCGTGATCCGGACACCGGTGCGGCAGGTTCGCCGAACTCGTGACCGGAACACGATGGGGGTCAAGCTCATGGAGCTCCCGGCCGGGGTGACACTGGTGGCGATCGCGCGCAACGAGGACGAACCTGACGGACAGGACGGCTGA
- the gyrB gene encoding DNA topoisomerase (ATP-hydrolyzing) subunit B, whose protein sequence is MSEKKKSGYDASSITVLEGLEAVRKRPGMYIGSTGERGLHHMVWEVVDNAVDEALAGYCDTVQVTLLDDGGVRVVDNGRGIPVGMHPVEKRPAVEVVLTVLHAGGKFDGKSYAVSGGLHGVGVSVVNALSHKLEVEIKTEGFVWYQPYENTQPAAKLEKRGATSEHGTSITFWADPTIFETTVYNLETIRRRMQEMAFLNRGLTLILRDERNPDEDRGDKPREYTYQYKGGIADYVRFLNEKNTPIHKSVIEFAGESQGLAVEVAMQWNESYRESIHSFANTINTHEGGTHDEGFRTSLTSIVNRYAKEKKLLRGNDDNLTGDDIREGLAAIISVKIADPQFEGQTKTKLGNTEVKSFVQKICNEWLNDWFERNPSEARSIITKASAASRARIAAQQARKLARRKSALDSNAMPGKLSDCQSSDPRECELYIVEGDSAGGSAKQGRDPKFQAILPIRGKILNVEKARIDRVLKNNEVQSLITALGTGIHDEFDIEKLRYHKIVLMADADVDGQHIRTLLLTLLFRFMKPLVELGHVYLAQPPLYKIKWNKKGDDAQYAFSDRERDGLIRLRQEKNPKAKPDDIQRFKGLGEMNYPELWETTMNPATRTLLQVTLDDAAVADELFSVLMGEDVEARRSFIQQNAKDVRFLDI, encoded by the coding sequence GTGTCAGAAAAGAAGAAGTCCGGCTACGACGCCAGCTCCATCACTGTTCTCGAAGGTCTCGAAGCGGTCCGCAAGCGTCCAGGTATGTACATCGGTTCCACCGGTGAGCGCGGTCTCCACCACATGGTGTGGGAGGTCGTGGACAACGCGGTCGACGAGGCACTGGCCGGCTACTGCGACACCGTCCAGGTGACGCTGCTCGACGACGGCGGAGTTCGCGTCGTCGACAACGGCCGTGGCATCCCGGTGGGCATGCACCCGGTCGAGAAGCGCCCGGCCGTCGAGGTCGTCCTGACCGTCCTCCACGCGGGCGGCAAGTTCGACGGCAAGTCCTACGCGGTCTCCGGTGGTCTGCACGGCGTCGGGGTCTCGGTCGTGAACGCGCTGTCGCACAAGCTCGAGGTCGAGATCAAGACCGAGGGCTTCGTCTGGTACCAGCCGTACGAGAACACGCAGCCGGCCGCGAAGCTCGAGAAGCGCGGTGCCACCAGCGAGCACGGCACCTCGATCACGTTCTGGGCCGACCCGACGATCTTCGAGACCACGGTCTACAACCTCGAGACGATCCGCCGTCGCATGCAGGAGATGGCGTTCCTCAACCGGGGCCTGACGCTGATCCTGCGCGACGAGCGGAACCCCGACGAAGACCGCGGCGACAAGCCCCGCGAGTACACGTACCAGTACAAGGGCGGCATCGCCGACTACGTGCGGTTCCTCAACGAGAAGAACACGCCGATCCACAAGAGCGTCATCGAGTTCGCCGGCGAGAGCCAGGGCCTCGCCGTCGAGGTCGCGATGCAGTGGAACGAGAGCTACCGCGAGTCGATCCACTCGTTCGCGAACACGATCAACACGCACGAGGGCGGCACCCACGACGAGGGTTTCCGCACGTCGCTGACCAGCATCGTCAACCGGTACGCCAAGGAGAAGAAGCTTCTCCGCGGCAACGACGACAACCTCACCGGCGACGACATCCGCGAGGGCCTGGCCGCGATCATCAGCGTCAAGATCGCCGATCCGCAGTTCGAGGGCCAGACGAAGACCAAGCTCGGCAACACCGAGGTGAAGTCGTTCGTCCAGAAGATCTGCAACGAGTGGCTCAACGACTGGTTCGAGCGCAACCCCAGCGAGGCCCGCTCGATCATCACCAAGGCGTCCGCGGCCTCCCGGGCCCGCATCGCGGCTCAGCAGGCCCGCAAGCTGGCCCGGCGGAAGAGCGCGCTCGACTCGAACGCGATGCCGGGCAAGCTGTCCGACTGCCAGTCGTCCGACCCGCGCGAGTGCGAGCTCTACATCGTCGAGGGTGACTCGGCCGGCGGCTCGGCCAAGCAGGGGCGGGACCCGAAGTTCCAGGCGATCCTCCCGATCCGCGGCAAGATCCTCAACGTCGAGAAGGCCCGCATCGACCGGGTGCTCAAGAACAACGAGGTCCAGTCGCTGATCACCGCGCTGGGCACCGGCATCCACGACGAGTTCGACATCGAGAAGCTGCGCTACCACAAGATCGTGCTGATGGCCGACGCCGACGTCGACGGCCAGCACATCCGCACGCTGCTGCTGACGCTGCTGTTCCGCTTCATGAAGCCGCTGGTCGAGCTCGGCCACGTCTACCTGGCGCAGCCGCCGCTGTACAAGATCAAGTGGAACAAGAAGGGCGACGACGCCCAGTACGCGTTCTCCGACCGCGAGCGCGACGGTCTGATCCGCCTCCGCCAGGAGAAGAACCCCAAGGCGAAGCCCGACGACATCCAGCGGTTCAAGGGTCTCGGCGAGATGAACTACCCCGAGCTGTGGGAAACCACGATGAACCCCGCCACGCGGACGTTGCTGCAGGTCACGCTCGACGACGCGGCCGTGGCCGACGAGCTGTTCAGCGTGCTGATGGGTGAGGACGTCGAAGCCCGGCGCTCGTTCATCCAGCAGAACGCGAAGGATGTCCGCTTCTTGGACATCTAA
- a CDS encoding NAD(P)/FAD-dependent oxidoreductase: MAADVQIIGAGIAGLACARALASAGHQVVVRERADSIGGRLATRELGGRPVDLGASYLTCRDQAFRTVVDDWVRRGLAHPWTSAFTVHNELGFSTSEDGPVRYGTSRGLAALVEDLATGIPVRLGDPVAEVGPGPVVDGVEVDGVVLAMPDPEALALLDPACEAERAAVNSAWSPVIAVASAWPRRTWDVEGVFVHGDPVLDWIADDGRRRADSAPVLVAHSTAEFAAEHLDEVAKDAEEVVNRMVDAVRTILDIDEVPSWTFAQAWPHARPLAPRATPFFLGDGGISMCGDAWGSPRVENAWLSGHKLGLELARRLS, encoded by the coding sequence ATGGCGGCTGACGTGCAGATCATCGGCGCCGGGATCGCAGGGCTCGCGTGTGCGCGCGCCCTGGCGAGCGCCGGCCACCAGGTAGTCGTTCGGGAACGTGCGGACTCGATCGGGGGCCGGCTGGCCACCCGTGAGCTCGGCGGCCGGCCGGTGGACCTCGGTGCGTCGTATCTGACGTGCCGGGACCAGGCGTTCCGCACGGTGGTCGACGACTGGGTGCGGCGTGGCCTCGCCCACCCGTGGACCAGCGCGTTCACCGTCCACAACGAGCTCGGGTTCAGCACGAGCGAGGACGGGCCGGTGCGCTACGGCACCAGCCGGGGGCTGGCCGCGCTGGTCGAGGATCTAGCGACCGGCATCCCGGTGCGGCTCGGCGACCCCGTTGCCGAGGTCGGCCCCGGCCCGGTGGTCGACGGCGTCGAGGTGGACGGCGTCGTGCTGGCGATGCCCGACCCGGAGGCGCTCGCCCTGCTCGACCCGGCCTGCGAGGCCGAGCGGGCGGCGGTGAATTCGGCCTGGTCACCGGTGATCGCGGTCGCGTCCGCATGGCCTCGTCGCACGTGGGACGTCGAGGGCGTGTTCGTGCACGGCGACCCGGTACTCGACTGGATCGCCGACGACGGCAGGCGCCGGGCCGACTCGGCGCCGGTCCTGGTCGCCCACAGCACCGCCGAGTTCGCCGCCGAGCACCTGGACGAGGTCGCGAAGGACGCCGAGGAGGTCGTCAACCGGATGGTCGACGCCGTCCGGACGATCCTCGACATCGACGAGGTTCCGAGCTGGACATTCGCCCAGGCCTGGCCGCACGCCCGGCCGCTGGCCCCGCGGGCGACGCCGTTCTTCCTGGGCGACGGAGGCATCTCGATGTGCGGTGACGCATGGGGGTCGCCGCGCGTCGAGAACGCCTGGCTCTCCGGGCACAAACTCGGCCTGGAGCTGGCCCGCCGCCTCTCCTGA